Within the Naumovozyma dairenensis CBS 421 chromosome 9, complete genome genome, the region ttcaatttcttcaaccTACAATTATCACAGGCTTGTTCGATTGCTTCTGGTGAAGACATTAGGGAAGAGGTATGGAAGTGCAGTAGTAGGGGACAGTAGTCAACAGGAATCAGTGATGACGATAGCTACCACGAGAACAAGGCCTTTTAccatattttgaatatttccaaGTTCAAGTTACTAATATATAAGGGATCATCACGGGCGGTTTCATTAAGAAGAAGGGGGAGGACAACTATCCTCCTTCCGAAGCTCATCAGGAGTATACATATAGTATATAGTACGACgagttcttcttcttcttcttcttcttcttcttcttcttcttcttctttgtttgaCAACGTATGTGCATTTGCATATATTTGTGAAGTACTCAAGTATATTGTGTATATTGTGTATATTGTGTATATTGTGTGAAAATAAATCGGAATCGGTGAAATAGCCCGACACACCGTCTCGCTTTACAGAGAGATCCCTGCACTTCCGGGCGGGGGGTTCCATTTGGGGGGAGTAAAAAATCTGGGGGGTCCCGGAGCGGTGTTTCCCGGGCGGcaaattccaattccaattccaGTTCAGTGTTTGGTTTGgtttgtattgtattgtattgtattggaTAGAATACTCTAATATGAGTGAGTGAGTGAGTGAGTGAGTGAGTGAGTTGTTGGATCATTGTCATGTGCCGTGTGTGTCCCATGGCCCCAAGGGTTCATAGGCCATTGCCCGGCGTTGTCGTTACTTGTTATAGACGATTCAATATTAGAGACATCGTCAGGTTATATATAGAGTGAGAGTCCAAGTGATTCTATTATAGATTATAAGGTTGATGATGACTTAACAACCGTTCGAGATGGTAGGTTACTACTTCCTGTCTAAATAAATAGGATTGCGTAGTGACTCGTATCTCACAAAGGTGtttgaaacaaaaactAGTTTTTTCCTTGACGGTTCAACTACACATACAAGTAGAAATACACAACGATTCCTGCACTGTGTCAGAAAAAATGGTCAATTACATAAAAGTTTTGTATACTGACTCTATCACACCTTTCCTTTCCATCTGGGTAACGAATTTTCCCAGTTGTATACTATATACTTTCCTCTAGGGAGATGTTTTTCACTACCTATCCATTATATATTTCGACTTTCGATTACAATTCTTTTTGCTTGTGTTTTGAGAATGAATCCTGAAATGAAACACCTAACCTAAGGTCTCATTCCCAGTCTAATATAAGATCACTCTATGTACTGGTCCTTCCCTCCATATGAGATTTGTGTACGTACGGAGATTCCGCATAATGCGTAGTAAATAGAAATAAGTAAGACGCGTAAATTTCCTCGAAGTAAAAgatcttcttctaaatGGATAATAACTTCTTTTGTCAACAATCATACatgagaaaaaaaaaattcagtAGTTGCATCAATTAAAAGAAGTAAAAGTACGTAGCTGAACCGCCAATAGGGAAGAATAATATCTTGttatatttgaaaccaTTACGGTTAGGTACAATATAATAAGTTCCTCGAAGAACATCATCGCTATTATTGTgtaaagaaagaatatagGTCGAGAAAACTTATGCTAACCATCTGGAGTACATGAAATCGCAATGATAGTAAAACCATCTCATAATTTAAGAAGAGAACATAAATGGTTGAAAGAAACTAATGTACTACAACATGATAAAGATCTAGTTTTAcaaataatcaataataacGTTTTCCCTAACAAAAGGAGAAAACAATCTATTCCAATTCCACAAAATTCTACCACATCTAATATGGTAGAAAGTGTAAACGAGGATCAAAGAGAAGAACTTTTCCTATTTAATGCTAATAAGCCATTGATGTCACCTATTCAGGAAATAggattgaataataatgattccaCATCCGTGAGaaataatcaaatcatAAATGATGGTACAGGCAGAATACCGAAAGGTTCATCGTCATCTCATATCataaataatagtaataataataataataaccacTCGCATTTTGCTTCTTCTCCTGTAATGCCCAAAAATGCAATAAAACCTGCTATATCTCAAATATATCTAGACCAAACATCAACTCctccaccaccaccacaaCCTCGAATGTCCTCGACATCATTGCATGACAAAGATACATTAATAAACTTACAAAAATGTTTAATAGACACATTAAAGGACCAATCACAAACATacgaagaaaaaatttccaTAATAGAGTCCACTTCATTATcagaagataataaaaaatacaaaCTCTCACAGTTGATTAATCCAAAATTAgctaaatataatataacagTCTCAGATcttgaaacaaaaatatcaaactTACTTACTCTATTATCACCTGCAACAGTACCACCAACAACACAGATACTACCAAATGCTACAACTGGTTctaacaataattttaCTCATAGTGTTAGtactaatgaaaaaaatcaacaaattATAACAACTTCAGAAACATATAACTTAATAGATGCCctagatgatgatgatgatgacgatgatgtTGATCCTGTTCctattaatgaaatcgAACAACCGAGAAACAAAGAATCAACATCAATAACCACCACTGCAGCAACCCGATCAATGAGAACAAGAAAGGCAAAAATAAACTATAGAATTCCAGAAAAGGATGATCCATTCGATTACAAAATTGGTAAGATAAATGATTCCATAAACAATAGTAATACCACTCACACCTCatttaatcaatttgaagaagaagaagaagatgatgatgatgatgatgatgatgaagaggacccagaagaagatggttATTCCAGCTATATGAACacaagagaagaagaacgtattgaaaatgatctATTGAACCAAAGCGATTTGGATTTTGTTATCaacgatgaagatgatgcaCCCTTGTTAACTGATGATGCACCTTTCACGCAGGCCCAATCATTAATCCAACATAATGAGAATGACGATGCGGATGATGATTCGAACGAAAGTGAGGAATTCCATGATGCTGctgatgatttaaataacattcaaattatattatcatcaccTCAAAAACAACCTATAGTCGAACCAATTGAACTCTTGGACGATGACGAGGATGATGACTCATTTGTGGCAACGGCCTTGACACCACAATCGAATATACCGAGAACCATCACTACTATCCCTCATACCGTACCACATTCCGATTTAGAAGATTTAAGTAGTGATCTAGATGATCCTAGCCCCTTTGACAATGATCACAGTGATGATAGCGGATTATCTGATAGTGATTTGGAGttttttgatgaagaaagagaaaatagAACTCAACTTAATAGTatcaaagaattagataatGACTTGAAAATTATCACTGAAAGGAACTTGAATGCCAATGAAAAGAACAATTGGGTTCCCATCGTTATCAAAAGAGAAAACTCAACTACGACTACTATGCCAACACATACTATGAACCTTtcagataatgaagatttagaaaatgatttctcattattagaagatatAAACTCTCCTGTAAAGAATCatcaacagcaacaaaaaaataatggtgTCACAAATTTTCCATGGTCAAATGAAGTTAAATTAAAACTGCgtcaaatttttaaattacCAGGGTTTAGACCAAATCAAGAAGAGGCTGTGAGTGCAACATTATCCGGGAAAGATGTCTTTATATTAATGCCGACAGGTGGTGGGAAATCTTTGTGTTATCAATTGCCAGCTGTGATTAAATCAGGCAAAACAAAAGGAACTACTATTGTCATATCACCTTTAATCTCATTAATGCAAGATCAAGTACAACATCTCTTggataaaaatattaaggCAAGTATGTTCAGTTCTAGGGGAACTGTAGAAGAGAAAAGACAGGtgtttaatcttttcatttgTGGATTATTAGATGTTGTTTATATTTCACCTGAAATGATAAGTGCATCAGAACAATGTAAAAGAGCCATTAAAAGATTACATTCAGATGGGAAACTAGCAAGAGTGGTAGTTGATGAAGCTCATTGTGTTTCTAACTGGGGTCATGATTTTAGACCAGATTacaaagaattgaaatattttaaaagagAATATCCTGACGTTCCAATGATGGCATTGACTGCCACTGCAAGTGAACAAGTTCGTATGGATATTATTCATAAtttagaattgaaagatcccgtatttttgaaacaaagTTTTAATAGAACTAATctttattatgaagttaggaaaaaaaataagaatacAATTTTCGAAATTGCAGATATGattaaatccaaatttaGAAATCAAACTGGTATTATATATTGTCATTCTAAGAATTCATGTGAACAAACATCGAATCAAATGCAAAGAGCAGGTATTAAAAGTGCATATTATCATGCTGGTATGGAACCTGATGATAGAttgaaaattcaaaaagcATGGCAAGCAGATGAAATTCAAGTCATTTGTGCTACGGTTGCGTTCGGAATGGGGATTGATAAGCCAGATGTTAGATTTGTGTTCCATTTTACAGTACCACGTACTTTGGAAGGGTATTATCAAGAAACTGGTCGTGCTGGTAGAGATGGGAAATATTCATACTGTATCACATATTTCTGTTTTAGAGATGTTAGAACAATGCAAACCATGATTCAAAAGGATGAAAACTTAGACAgagaaaacaaagaaaaacatttaaataaattacaacAGGTTATGGCATATTGTGACAATGCTACAGATTGTAGAAGAAAGCTTGTTCTTTCCTACTTCaatgaagattttgatTCTAAATTGTGTCATAAGAACTGTGATAATTGTAAAAATAGTTCACATGCTATGACAGAGGAAAGAGATATTACTGATATTGCTAAGCAAATTGTTACCATGGTCGAAAAGATACAAAATGATAAAGTCACGTTAATCAACTGTCAGGATATCTTTAAGGGTTCAAGGAGCTCAAAAATAGTTCAATCAGGTTATTCGAATCTACAACAACATGGGCAGGGTCGAAAAATGTCCAAATctgatattgaaagaatctTTTTCCATTTAATAACGATTAGACTTTTACAAGAATATTCAGTTATGAATAAAGGAGGTTTTGCCACCACATATGTTAAAGTTGGGCCAAGTGTTTCGAAACTTCGGGATGGTTCATTAAAAGTTACTATGCAATTCACATCATCAACTCCTGCTACACGATCagcttcttcatcttccaaTTCTCC harbors:
- the SGS1 gene encoding ATP-dependent DNA helicase SGS1 (similar to Saccharomyces cerevisiae SGS1 (YMR190C); ancestral locus Anc_6.278) — protein: MIVKPSHNLRREHKWLKETNVLQHDKDLVLQIINNNVFPNKRRKQSIPIPQNSTTSNMVESVNEDQREELFLFNANKPLMSPIQEIGLNNNDSTSVRNNQIINDGTGRIPKGSSSSHIINNSNNNNNNHSHFASSPVMPKNAIKPAISQIYLDQTSTPPPPPQPRMSSTSLHDKDTLINLQKCLIDTLKDQSQTYEEKISIIESTSLSEDNKKYKLSQLINPKLAKYNITVSDLETKISNLLTLLSPATVPPTTQILPNATTGSNNNFTHSVSTNEKNQQIITTSETYNLIDALDDDDDDDDVDPVPINEIEQPRNKESTSITTTAATRSMRTRKAKINYRIPEKDDPFDYKIGKINDSINNSNTTHTSFNQFEEEEEDDDDDDDDEEDPEEDGYSSYMNTREEERIENDLLNQSDLDFVINDEDDAPLLTDDAPFTQAQSLIQHNENDDADDDSNESEEFHDAADDLNNIQIILSSPQKQPIVEPIELLDDDEDDDSFVATALTPQSNIPRTITTIPHTVPHSDLEDLSSDLDDPSPFDNDHSDDSGLSDSDLEFFDEERENRTQLNSIKELDNDLKIITERNLNANEKNNWVPIVIKRENSTTTTMPTHTMNLSDNEDLENDFSLLEDINSPVKNHQQQQKNNGVTNFPWSNEVKLKLRQIFKLPGFRPNQEEAVSATLSGKDVFILMPTGGGKSLCYQLPAVIKSGKTKGTTIVISPLISLMQDQVQHLLDKNIKASMFSSRGTVEEKRQVFNLFICGLLDVVYISPEMISASEQCKRAIKRLHSDGKLARVVVDEAHCVSNWGHDFRPDYKELKYFKREYPDVPMMALTATASEQVRMDIIHNLELKDPVFLKQSFNRTNLYYEVRKKNKNTIFEIADMIKSKFRNQTGIIYCHSKNSCEQTSNQMQRAGIKSAYYHAGMEPDDRLKIQKAWQADEIQVICATVAFGMGIDKPDVRFVFHFTVPRTLEGYYQETGRAGRDGKYSYCITYFCFRDVRTMQTMIQKDENLDRENKEKHLNKLQQVMAYCDNATDCRRKLVLSYFNEDFDSKLCHKNCDNCKNSSHAMTEERDITDIAKQIVTMVEKIQNDKVTLINCQDIFKGSRSSKIVQSGYSNLQQHGQGRKMSKSDIERIFFHLITIRLLQEYSVMNKGGFATTYVKVGPSVSKLRDGSLKVTMQFTSSTPATRSASSSSNSPYSNSNNNYVRRSHTTPLPHTDNDRANSKVMPTFISAKDHLSSYAYTENQSEYSKPISFKDSTESRSTQELSALTSAYVKLREVSLNLGNRMNPPIAHFLSDTSLKKLATNLPITEGQFVAIPTIGEKQRKKFKYFKSTLLMLRKQRNIAMQSTNINNNLKSQGSSLPEVDTSFGRKSRYFSIDPEAEKENQAIINQLRDSQLQTSVGTRSSYEVGGNNKRRFNKNHKNYYKKKRP